GGCGGCATCGAGGTGCTGAAGTTTGATGATGGATCGGCGGTTGGGCGCTCGGACGGAGCGTTCAACGGACGTCCGGTGTCGGACGCGAAGCGGCTACGGATCCTTGAGCTGCGATTTGGAATCATCCGAGCCCAGGCTCTCTCGCCACGGGAGTCCCGGGCGTTTATCGAGCACCTGCTGGGAGCGACATGATGCACGAGTTGGCCTGGTTCAAGAGCAGCTACAGCGATGGCAGCGAAGGCGACTCCTGCATCGAAGTGGCGTGGGTCAAGAGCAGCTACAGCAGTGGCTCTGAGGGTGACTCTTGCGTTGAGGTGGGGTGGGCCAAGAGCAGCCACAGCAGTAGTAGCGACATCAACGACTGCGTCGAGGTGGCGGCCAGCCCAGAGGCCGTTCGCGTCCGGGATTCCAAGGTCCTCGACGGGCCCCAGCTGGCGCTCACGCCCCAGGCCTGGGCCGGCTTCGTCTCGTACGCGCGCCAGGCCTAGCTGCCCGGCTTTCGCCCCGGCGGGATGCGGAGGATCGTGGGGGGTGGAAGGGAGGCGCGTCATGCGCAAGGTCATGGATTGCAGGGAGTACCCCAGTGACATCGGGTGCACCCTGACCATCACGGGTGAGGAAGACGAAGTCATGGGGGCGGCCGTCCAGCACGCCGTCGCCGTGCACGGCGAAGAGGACACCACGGAGTTCCGCGACGCGCTGCGCGGCATGCTGAAGCCCGAGGTGCCCCAGCACGCCTGAACACACGACAACCGCAGAGGCGAGCCGCACGGGTGGTTCCGGCTGGCGGATGCGAAGGGTCGAATGCAGAGCAGGGCAGGGGTGCTTACGGTCGATCTTGTGCGGTTCCTCCGGATCGTACGAGGCCACTACCCAAGAGGTTGAGCACCCCATGAGCCTGAGCATCCGCAACCAGATCGCCGGTACCGTCACCGCCGTCACCACCGGCGAGGCGATGGCCACGGTCAAGGTCCGTCTGGAGGGCGGTCAGGACATCACCGCCGCCATCACCGCCGACGCCGTCAAGGACCTCGGCATCGCCGAGGGCTCCGCGGTCAAGGCGCTCGTCAAGGCCACCGAGGTGGCGCTGGCCACCGCCGCCGTCGACGGCATCAGCATCCGCAACCAGCTGGCCGGCACCGTCTCCGACGTCGCCACCGGGGGCGCCATGGCCTCCGTCAAGGTGGACGTGAACGGTGGCGGGCTGACCGCCGCCATCACCAAGGACGCCGTCGAGGCCCTCGGCCTGGCTGCCGGGTCGTCCGTCGTCGCGCTGATCAAGTCCACCGAGATCTCGCTCGCGACCGCCTGAGCGACCGCCTGGGCGACCGCCTGGGCGACCGCCTGAGCCTGCCCTCACAGCCCGAGGTTCGGTGGCGACAGCGCGCCGAACCACACGTGCGTGACCGCGCTGACGTAGCGCGCCCCGCACCGGTCCGACGGCACCACCAGCTGCGCGCCCGCCTCGTCGAGGTCCTCCCCGTCGAGGCGGGTGGCCAGCAGCACCGGGCTGTCGCCGAAGTCCGCGTCGAGCTCCGCCCAGGACAGGACGCTGTGGTGCCCGTCCCCGCCGCTGACCGCCAGCAGGAAGCGGCTTCGGTCCTTGCGCCGGCACACGTCGAAGGACGGCCCGGCGTCCGCGACCACGTCGCGCAGCAGCGCGCCCTCGAACACATGGTGCTGCGGACCGTTCGTCGCGCAGTCGAACGTGACCGCGGCCCGGTGCTGTACCCAGTCCCGCAGGTCCGCGACGCTCAGCGTCGCCGGGTGGTCCAGATCTCCGTGCAGCATGAGTTTGGCCATGTGTGGATGATGCCCGGGGCCCGTCATTCCGGAACCTCATCTGCAAGGTTGATGGCTTGATACAACCCGCAAATGTGGCTTCATCGTGCATTCTGCCCTTGCAGGTCCTGCAACCTCTGGTTCACCTTCCGCCAGACGATGTCGCGTGTCACCGGCATCTCCGTGAACCGCACCCCGGTCGCGTCCCGCAGGGCGTTCGCGAACGCCGGGGCCACGGGGTTGAAGGGGCTCTCGCTCATCGACTTGGCGCCCAGCGGGCCGATCGCGTCCGAGGTCTCCATGAAGTGGACCTCCGTACGCGGGACGTCCGCGTACTGCGGGAGCCGGTAGCGGCGGAACGCCGCCGTGGTCACCTCGCCGCGCTCGTCCACCCGTACGGTCTCGAACAGCGTCGCGCCCAGTGCCTGGGCCACGCCGCCCTCCACCTGGCCGCGGCACTGCATCGGGTTCATGACCTTGCCCGCGTCCGCCGCGTGCACGCTGCGCAGGATCTTCATCTCGCCCGTGTCCGGGTCCACCGCGAGGCGGAACCACTGGGCGTTGAAGGCCACCGAGCGGGGGGAGCCGCCCCAGTGGCCGTCCGCCGCGAGCTCGTCGAGCTTGCCCTTGTCGTACGCGGCCTCGTACAGCTCCTTGAGCGTGACGATCCGGCCCGCGCAGTCGAACGCCTCCGCCTCGAGCTTGCACAGGTGCCGGGCCACGCCCGTGTGCCGGGCCGCGAAGGTCTGGAGGCGCTCCGCGAGGGAGCCCGCCGCGAGCATCACCGCCTTGCCCGCCACCACCGTGCCGGCCGAGCCGAAGGCGCCGGTGTCGTGGCGGACCACGTCCGTGTCCGACTGGCGGACCGCGATCCGGTCGACCGTGGTGTTCAGCGCGCCCGCGGTGATCTGCTTGTGGACGGTGGTCGTGCCGTTGCCGAACTCCGCCGTGCCGACCGCGATGTCGTACGTACCGTCGCGCAGCAGGCTGACCCGGGCGTCGGCGAAGTGGCCGCCGGGCGGGCCGGTCGCGATCATGGCGACGGCCGCTCCCGTGCCGGTGAGCCAGCCCTCCGGGACGTCCTCGTGGCTGCGGTCCTCGGCGATGGCCTTGCGGACCACGTCCATGCACTGCTTCATCCCGTACGAGGCGATGAAGAGGTCCTCCTCGTGGCCGATCGGGGTCACCATGTGGTCGCCGGGGCCGATGACGTTCTTCTCGCGCAGGACGAGCGGGTCCATGCCGAGCCGGATGGCGAGCTCGTCCATCACCGATTCGAGGGCGAAGAGGACCTGGCCGAGGCCGTAGCCGCGGAAGGCACCGGCCGGTACGCCGTTGGTGTAGACCGAGTACGCCTCCACCTCCTTGTTCGGCGCCTTGTAGACGGCGAAGGACTCGCCGACGCTGTGGAACATCACCGCCGGGCCGTGGTTGCCGTAGGCGCCGGTGTTGGAGAGCACGCGGATGCGCAGTGCGGTGAGGGTGCCGTCGGCCTTGGCGCCGATCTTGATGGTGATCTTGAAGGGGTGGCGGGTGGTGGCACCGTAGAACTGCTCGGCCCGGGTGAATTCGAGTTTCACCGGCCGGCGCAGCTTCAGGGCGGCGAGGACCACGATGTCCTCGGTGAGCATCTCCTGCTTGCCACCGAACCCGCCGCCCACGCGGCCCGCGACGACGCGGACCTCGTCCTCACCCAGGTCGTAGAGGGCGCACAGCGCCCGCCGGGTCAGGAACGGTGCCTGGGTGGAGGAGCGGACGGTGATGCGCTCGCCGTCGCCCTCCTCCTTGGGTTCGAAGTACGCGACGCTGCCGTGGGTCTCCAGGCTGGCGTGCTGCACGCGCTGGGTCCGGAACGTCTCCTCGTAGACGACGTCCGCCTCCGCGTAGCCCTTCTCCATGTCGCCGAGGGTGTTGTGGACCTCGCCGCACACGTTGTTCTCGGCGCGGAAGATCCCCGATTCGGGGCCCTTGGGATGGATGACGGGGGCGCCCGGCAGCATCGCCTCCTCCGGGTCGATCACGTACGGGAGCTCCTCGTAGGTGACGACCACGCGGCGGCAGCCCTCCTCGGCGGCCTGCTCGCTTATCGCGACGACGGCCGCCACGCGCTGGCCGACGAACCGGACCACGTCGTCCAGGACCCGGGTGTCCATCGGGTCCTCGGTGGGGTGCTCGTGGCGGGCGGACGAGTACAGCCGGTCGGGGGCGTCGTGGTGGGTGAAGACGGCGTGCACGCCCGGGACCTGGAGGGCGTCCCGGATGTCGATGTCGACGATGCGGGCGTGCGGGTGCGGGGAGCGCAGCAGCTTCATGTGGAGCAGGCCGGGCACCTCGACGTCGAACGTGTAGCGGGCGGTTCCGGTCACGACGAGGGGGCCGGCGGGGGCGCCCAGGGACTTGCCGACGGCCTGCCCGGCCTCGGGGGACTCGGTGTGCTTCACCCCGCGCACCGCGTCCTCGATGGCGCGGTAGCCCGTACAGCGGCAGATGTTGCCCTTGAAGGCGCGCGGGAGGTCGGCGAGCTTGCCGTCGTCGTGGGCGGTGCCCTGCTCCGCCTGGAGGGCGGAGGTGGTCATCAGGAACCCGGCCGTGCAGAAACCGCACTGGAAGCCCTGGGCGTCGAGGAACTGCTGCTGCGCCGGGTGGAGCTCCCCGCCGGGCTTGGCCAGGCCCTCGACGGTGGTGACTGAGCGGCTCTCGGCGCGGACGGCCGGGTAGAGGCAGCTGTGCACCGGCTGCCCGTCGACGTGGACGGTGCAGGCCCCGCAGTCGCCCTGGTCGCAGCCCTTCTTCACGCCGAACCAGCCGCGCTCGCGCAGGTACGTGCGCAGGCACTGGCCGGCGCGCGGCTCGTCCTCGAAACGCTGCTCGTTGATCTCGATCTCGTAGCTCATCGGGAAACCTCCTCCTGCGTGAGTTCGCGGCGGATCTGCTCGGCCAGGTGCAGGGCCATGTGGCGCCGCCAGTCGGGCAGGCCGTGGATGTCGTCGAACCACTCGTCGGGGCGCACGGTGTCGTCGATCACCGCGCGCAGCTCGGCGGCGGACGGCGGCAGCGCGAACCAGAAGCGGAAGGGGCGGGTGGTGGCGGCGGTGACCGTCACGGCGAAGGAGCCGTCCTGGGGGTCGGACGTGCCGATGACCAGGGCCCCGGAGCGCCCGAGCCCGTAGAGCGAGGCCTGCCGGAAGGCCGTACGGCACTCCAGCGAGCGGGCGGGCAGCCGGACCGAGCGCAGCAGCTCGCCGTCGCGCAGGTCCTTGACGCCGGCGCCGCGGATGAAGTCGGCGACGGGCATGCGGCGGGTGCTGCCGTCCTGGCCCTGGAGGGAGACGGTGCCGTCGAGTCCGGCGGTGAGGGAGATCATCGGGCCGGCGGGGAGGCCGTTGCAGAGGTTGCCGCCGACGGTGGCCATGTTCCAGATCTTGAACGAGGCGAGGAAGGCGCGGCAGCACTGCTCGATGAGCGGGGCGGCGGTGGCCGGCAGGGTCCGGCCGAACCGGGACAGCTCGGTGATGGTGCAGGTGGCGGCGATGTCGAGGGAGCCGTCGGGCTGCCAGGACAGAGGTGGCCAGCCCATCCGGGAGAGGTCGACCAGGCGGCGGATGTGGGGCTGGGGCTCGGAGAAGAGGTAGGTGCCGCCGCCGAGCCAGGCGTCGCCGGGGCGCCACGGTTCGCGGCGGCGTGCGTCGCGCACGTCGAGCACCGTGTTGAGGTCCAAGGTGAGCCACCAGCCTCTCTGGCCTGACGCGGGGACATGCGGCTGCCCCGGGGATACCGTGCGTTTCCAGTCAGTGAAGCAACGGGGGCGGGGCCGGGACGACTGTTGCCGGACACGGAAACGGGTGGACTCCGGGCGGTTCGCCCTGGATGATCGACCAAGAGGCTAACCAGGCACTTGCCCTTGCATTTACGATGGTGTTTCTCGTATTCGCCTGGCGAATGTGGCCGATGTGGGCTGCCACCCACCGCAAGGAGTCCCCGCCATGCACGTCCTGGACCTGCTTCAGTCCGACAACCTCGGCCTCACCCTGCTCTGGGGCGAGGACGCCCTTCTCGGCCAGGAGGTCAGCGGGGTCACCGCCACCGACCTGGAGGACCCGCGCCGCTTCCTGGGTCCCGGAGAACTCGTGCTCAGCGGTCTGGTGTGGTGGGCCGACGGCGACCTGGCCAAGGCGGATCGATTCGTCTCCGCGCTCGCCGAGGCCGGGGCCACCGCCCTCCTCGCCGGCGAGGAGACCCACGGCCGGGTCCCCGACGAGCTGGTGGCCGCCTGCCGCGCCTACCGCGTACCGCTCGTGGCCGTGCCCGCGCAGACCAGCTTCCGGGCTGTCACCGAGGCGGTCTACCTGCGCCAGTGGGGCGACCTGAGCCGCCGTCCGACCCGGCTCTTCGCGCTTCCCGAAAACGTGCGCAGCGAGCTCAGCCGCCTCCTCGAAGGCGGGGCCGGACCGGCCGAGCTGCTGGACCGGGCCTGCGCCCACCTGGGCAAGGTCGCCTGCTATCTGATGACCGCCAGCGGCCGTACCGTGGCCCGCACCCCCTCCGCGCCCGCGATCCCGGCCCGGCGGGCCGGCGCGATACGCGAGGGGCTCTCGCTGCGCATCGAGTCCGAGAGCACCCCGTACGACGCCTGGCAGCTGCACGTGCCGGACGCGGACGCGGCGCCCCCGCGCGTGCTCCACGAGATCGCCGAGATCTTCGCCCAGTACCGCGACGGTGAGGCGCGCCGCACCGGCACGGTGCGCGCGGCGGGCCGGGAGCTGGCTGCACTCCTCGACGCGGAGGAGGGGCCGGCCGCGGACCCGGGCGCGCTGGAGGAGGCGCTGGCCGCGGCAGGACTCCCGACGGGCCTCCCGGCGGGGGGCGCGTACCGGGTGCTCGCGGCGACGGACGGCGACGCCCTGGCCGAGGCGCTGGCCCACCTGGAGGACGTCCCGTACGCGGTGGGGCGCTCGGTCGCGGTCCTGTACGAGGACCAGGACGCGGCGGTCGACGTCCCGGGCCGGCTCCGCTCGGTCTGGCCGCTGCTCCAGGCGTGCGGCGGCCCGGACGCGGACCTCCGGCTCGGCGCGGGTGCGCGGGCTTCGGGGGTCGAGGGACTACGCGCGTCGATCCACCAGGCCCGCTTCGCCCTGACGGCGACGGACGAGGCCACTGCGGTCCTCGCGGTGGAGCAACTGGACACCCTGGCGACCCTGTTGTCCGGGGTTCCGGAGGAGGTCCGGGCGGTCTACGCGAGCCGGACGCTGGGGGCGCTCGGGGACGGGATGCTGCGCGAGACGCTCGAGGTGTTCCTGGCCAACAACTGCTCCTGGACCCGCACGGCGGAGGCGCTGCACCTGCACGTGAACACGGTCCACTACCGGATCGAACGGGTGGAGTCCCTGACGGGCCGTGACCTGTCCCGCCTGGACCACAAGCTGGACCTCTACGCGGCGCTGCGCTGCGGCTGAGCGGTCACGGCAGGTCGACGTACACCTCGGTGGACTTCACCCGCGCGGTGACGCTCACCCCGACCGCGATCCCGAGCTCCTCGACCGACTCCCGCGTCACCACGGACACCACCCGGTGCGGGCCCGACTGGATCTCCACCTGGGCCGCCACGTCGTCGACCCGCACCGCGGTGACGATCCCGACGAAGGAGTTCCGTACGGACGTGGCCGTGCCGTTGCCCGCCTGCGGCTGGGGCTGCGGCACCCCGGCCCGCTCCTTGGCGAAGGCGGCCAGCGTCACCCCGTCGACGGTGCGCGCCCCGTCGGGCGCTCGGCGGGCGGGCAGGCGCCCGCCGTCGGCCCAGCGGCGCACGGTTTCGGCGCTCACGCCCAGCAGGCCCGCAGCCTGCCCGATCGAGTACAACGGCACGCCCGCACCCTACCCGCGGCCCGCGGGCCGTGGCCCGCGGACGGACGGCGGTGCTCAGTGAGCGCCGGTCTTGGCCTGCGCGGCGGCGACGTAGCGGACGGTGAAGAGCATCGGGACGACGAACCCGGCGGCCTGGACGAGCGTGGCGGACGTCGAGTGGCCGTGCCCGGCGTGGGCGAGGGCCGCGAGCGCGCCAGCGGTGACGGTGAAGGCCGCGGTCCAGACGGCGGTGATGACGACGTTGGTCCGGATGAACGGCCGCAGGCCCCAGACCTCGCGGGGGGTGCTGCGCTTGGCGATGCCCAGGGTGAAGGGCTTGCCCACGAGCAGGGAGACCCCGGCGATGAGGGCCAGCGTGGCCGAGGAGAGGGCCGCCGAGTAGGCGTGCACGCCCGAGTGCGGGTCGACGAAGGCGATGACCGTCAGGGCGGCGAAGAAGACCGCGGAGCCGATCTCGATGATCAGTGCGTCGAAGCCGGCCCCGGCCCGGCGCTGCTGGACGGTCACGGCCACCGCCGCGACGAGACCGGCGAGCGCGGCCCACTGCCACTGGCCGGACGGAAGCACCGCGAAGACGATCCACGGGAGGAAGGTGCGTACGTACGACATCGGAAACCCCCGGCTGATATTCCTGTTCTGACATGTCGAAAGTAGAGGTTCCAATAGTGACATGTCAAGAGTGGAAGGTAAGATGAGGGGCATGAGCCTTCGACATGCCCTTCTCGGACTCCTGTCAGAGCGCCCGGCCAGCGGATACGACCTGCTCAAGCGCTTCGAAACCTCGCTGGCCAACGTCTGGCCCGCCACCCAGAGCCAGATGTACACAGAGCTGTCCAAGCTCGCCGACGCCGGGATGATCAGCGTCTCGGCGGAAGGTCCACGCGGGCGCAAGGAGTACACCCTCACCGACGCGGGACTGGCCGAACTGCGTCACTGGCTGACCGAGACCAAGCCCCAGCGCAACACCCGCAGCGACATCCTGCTGAGGGTCTTCTTCCTCGGGGTGCTCACGCCCGAGCAGGCGCGGGGCTACCTCACCGAGCTGATGGAGCTGTCCGAGCGGGAGCACGAGGCCCTGCGCCGGCTGGACGAGTCCATCGACTGGGGCGACGACCCCCTCTCGGTCCACGGCAGGATCGCCCTGGAGTACGGCCTGCGCTTCAACGCCATGCGCCGCGAGTGGGCCGGGTGGGCGGCCGCCCAGATCCGGTAGCGACGATGCGCGCAAGGGTCCACGAGCCGGTCCCGTGCGACCGCGTGGCGAAGCACTGCTAGAAGGGCCGGAGCATGTGCGTCATCGGCGACTGCGACGGCTCCAGGCCCGGCAGCAGCCAGGGCTGGAAGGGGGCCAGTACCGCGAGGACGAGGAAGGCGATCCCGATGGCGGCCGAGAAGACGGGGCCCAGTCGCCACAGCTTCTCCACGAAGATCACCAGAGCCACCGCGGCCATGGCCAGGACGTTCATGACGCCGAGCGGGACGAGGACGATCATCAGTCCCCAGCAGCATCCGACGCAGTACGCCCCGTGGTGGGCCCCGACCCGCAGGTCGCGGGCCATGGGCCGGAAGCCGGCGTAGCGCACGAGCTGGCCCATGGGGCTGCGGCAGTGCCGCAGGCAGAGGTTCTTCAGCGGGCTGAACTGGTACAGCCCGGCGATGAGGAAGGCTCCTGCCCCGATCCACCGCCCGGCGCCGGGGTGGTCGTCCACCAGGGCCCCGGTCGCGGCGAGGAGCCCGTAGGCGATCAGGCCGAAGGCCGTCCAGGACAGGAGGTAGCCGGCCACGAACTGGGCGGTACGGGCCGCGCGGACGGCTCCGGCCGACTGGCGGCCGATGGCCCGGGCCCAGGTGATCGCCACCGGGGCCACGGACGGGAACATCATGGCGATCATCATGACCAGCCACAGCAGCAGGAACAGCGGGATGCCCATGCCCATGGTCCCCGGCTCGACCCCCATGTCACGGGCCTGGTCGACGACCAGCACCCAGGCGAGCAGGGCGATCGATCCCATCACGGACCAGGCGAGCGCCAGCTGCCGGGCCGACAGCAGGTTTGCCGGACGCAGAGGTGGTGACAGGGCATTCCGGTCGAGCCGCACGCTTCCAGCACATCACGGCGGGCGTGTGCGTGCGCGGGCGGAACCGGGCCCCGCCGGGCGGCCGCGGCGGGGGGATAATCGACGTGGAGACCTGTACGACCCGGACGTGGGCCGGTGATGTCTTCCGGGGGCCTCGCCGTCCTCCCGAGACGACGTCCGGGGCGGTCACGAGGAGGCAGGGAGATGTCCGAGACGACGGCGACCGTTCCGAGGTGGCACGCGGCGGGCGACTGGTTCGACACCTGCAAGTGCAATGTGCCGTGCCCCTGCTCGTTCGCGGAGCTGCCCACCTACGGCGATTGCGACGGCATCCTCGCGTGGCACATCCGCGAGGGACGGTACGGGGACGTGTCGCTGGACGGCCTCAACGTGCTGATGCTGGGCTCCTTCGTCGGCAACATATGGGCTGAGCACTCCGACACGTACGCAGCGGTCTTCGTCGACGAGCGCGCCGACGAGGCGCAGCGCGAGGCACTCCAGATGATCTTCGGAGGTCAGGCGGGCAGCTGGCCGGCGGAGATGGTGAGCATGATGGGCGCGGAAATGCGCGGCATGGAGTTCGCCCCCATCGAGGTGGAGGTCGCCGACGACCTCTCGAGCTGGCGGGCCGTGGTTCCCGGCCGGGTGGAGGCGAGCGCGCAGGCACTCACCGGACCCAACACTCCGGAGGGCGCCCGCGTGCAGTCGACCAACCTGCCGGGCGCCGAGACCGGACCGGGCCAGGTCGCGACCTGGGGCCGCTCGACAGCGGACAGCGCCGATGCCTATGGCTTCCAATGGAGCAGGGACGGCCAGTCGAGCAAACACATCACCTTCGACTGGACCGGGCCCGACTAGCCGGTGTGCGCACCACGGACGCAACCAGAACTGCAACTACAGGCCCTACTTGTCGCCCTCTGGGCCGTACCACTGGAGGGGCTGCCCGGTGACGGCGGCGATGCATTCGAAGTCGTGGTCGCGGTGGAGGAGGGTGAGGCCTTGGAGCTCCGCTGTTGCGGCGACCACGAGATCCACTGCGCCCGCACCGCGGTGCTTTCCCTGTTTGGTGAGCGCCTCCTGAACCTGCCAGGCACGGTCGTAGGCACGGTCATCGACCGGCACCCAGCCGAAGATCAACCGGATGTCCTCGATCCCGCGTGCCCGGTCAGCGGCAGACCGGGCGCTGTAGAAGAATTCCAGCTCCGTGATCGGGCACGTGGCGATGAGTCCGGCGGCTGCCGCCTGGTCCCAGCCGTATTGCTCCGCGTCCCCCCGCAGGAACCGTGCCAGGGCGCTGGTGTCGATCAGGAACTGTGCCGCGTTCACCGCCGGTAGTTCCTCTTGTCCTCGAACAGCTCCAGGTCGAAGGCACCCTGATCGGCGGTGGCCCGGAGCCGGGTGAGGGCCAGCGCTCGTCGCCGGTTCTCCAGCACTTCGCGCAGCGCCGTGTTGACCGTTTCCTTCTTGGTGCTGGTCCCCAGGGCCTTTGCCACATCGGCGACCAACTCGTCGTCCAGGTCGATGACGGTCCGGCTCATGTGCACCTCCTGATATCAATGATGGAGCAAAGTATATCTCGCCCTGTGGGTCGGGGTGCTGGGCGATCTCGTCCTACGAGGGCATGACGTTGTGGATGCGGGAGAGGGTGAAGACGCGCTCGTCGTTCCGCAGGTGGCACCAGGCGTCCGGGTAGGGCGGGTCGAGTTCGAGGCGACTGAGGGTGCGTACGGTGCGGTTGCCGGAGGTGGCGACGTATTCGACAGTGATGGCTGTCCCGGTGTCGATGGCATGGGCGAGTTGGCGGATGTCGGTGTAGGACAGTCGCTTCGCGTACCCGGCGACGATTTCCTCGGTGTCGGTGCCGAAAGGGACCCCGCTGCCGTAAGGGTCGGGTTCAGGGGTGGTCGGTGGGGCGGATAGCAGCCGGGTGGCCAGGGCGTTCGGGTCGACGGTCGCCGGAGTCTTCGCGGCATGGCGGACTGCGCTGCGGCGATCGGCGCCCGTGCCGGACCTCCGGGGGGTTGGTACGGCAGCGGCCCTCTGCGGTCGGGTCTTCTCGATGCGTACGGTTCCGTCTGCGGTCTCGGCTACGGGGGCATAGCCCTCGGCGCGGAGCGCGGCAAGGGTTGCGTCGATCGGGCTTCGGCTGACCAGCACCGTGGGTGCGAGTTGCCGCAGGCCGAGCTTGCCGAGCTTGCGGTGGGCGGCAAGCTCGGTGAGGAGCGCCGGCTCCTCACCGTGGATGACGCAGGCGGCGGGGGCGATGCGCACGCGGCCGTGGCCGCGGGCGGTGTCGGCGATGAGATAGGACAAGGGCTGGGGCAGCGGCCCGGAAGCGACGGCGGCCAGGTCGGCTGTGAGGCCGTCCGGCGAGTGCCCGGCGTCCAGTGCCCGACGAACGCTTCCTGCACTGAAGCCGTGCGCGGTTCCGGAGAGGACGCCGCGTCCTTCCGTGCGGCGAGTACGCGCGCCAGGTGCCGAGGGTCGAGACGGCCCAGCCAGGCTGCCAGCGTTGATCGGGACTTCATGCGGGCACCTCGCCGGACCAGGCCGGAGCAAACACCGAATCCACTCCGGTGCGAGCTCAAGCATGGTGCCTTCGTCGGGGTCGCGGGTGCAGAACGGGAGGGGTTCCCCCTGGACGCAGGCTCTCTCGCGGGCGGTGGCACCACGGGTTCGCCTCAATGTGATGGATCGAGGCGACATAAACGCAACCCGAAATGCAACCACGGAACGACGAAGGACCCGGCCGCTGTGCGGTCGGGTCCTTCGTTTGCCCTGGCGGGCGAGTGCGGAGGATACGAGATTCGAACTCGTGAGGGGTTGCCCCCAACACGCTTTCCAAGCGTGCGCCCTAGGCCACTAGGCGAATCCTCCGCGGCAAACAATACAAGACGTTGAGGGGTGCTCGCGAACGTGATCGTCTGCCGGGGATCCGGGCGGGGAGCCGGTCGGGATCCGGAGCGGGGACGGGTCGAATCCGGGGGCTTTCATCCGCTAGGGTGGGGCCCAGCCCCTCACGTGGCGCTATCTCACCCAACTCCCCCAGGGCCGGAAGGCAGCAAGGGTAAGTGGGCTCTGGCGGGTGCGTGGGGGGCGCTTTGCGTTCCGGGACGGTCGGCAGGACCGTCGGCGGGGCGTCTTTGTCGGTGGGCCCGGATAACCTCGTAGACGTGTCGTCCCTTGCGCTGTACCGCCGCTACCGCCCCGAGTCGTTCGCCGAGGTCATCGGGCAGGAGCATGTCACTGTCCCCCTGATGCAGGCCCTGCGGAACAACCGGGTCAATCACGCGTACCTGTTCAGCGGGCCCCGAGGCTGTGGCAAGACCACCAGCGCGCGGATCCTGGCGCGGTGCCTGAACTGTGAGCAGGGTCCCACTCCCGAGCCCTGCGGCGCATGCCAGTCCTGCCAGGACCTGGCGCGCAACGGACCGGGGTCGATCGACGTCATCGAGATCGACGCCGCCTCGCACGGTGGTGTGGACGACGCCCGTGACCTGCGGGAGAAGGCCTTCTTCGGGCCCGCCTCCAGCCGCTACAAGATCTACATCATCGACGAGGCCCACATGGTCACCTCGGCGGGCTTCAACGCCCTGCTGAAGGTGGTCGAGGAGCCGCCGGAGCACCTCAAGTTCATTTTTGCCACCACCGAGCCGGAGAAGGTGATCGGGACCATCCGGTCCCGTACGCACCACTATCCGTTCCGGCTCGTGCCGCCCGGCACGCTGCGGGACTACCTCGGCGAGGTCTGCGGGCGCGAGGGGGCCAAGGTCGAGGACGGCGTGCTGCCGCTCGTCGTGCGGGCCGGCGCAGGCTCCGTGCGTGACTCGATGTCCGTCATGGACCAGCTGCTCGCCGGCGCCGCCGACGACGGTGTGACGTACGCCATGGCCACCTCCCTGCTCGGGTACACCGACGGGTCGCTGCTCGACTCC
The Streptomyces sp. NBC_01296 DNA segment above includes these coding regions:
- a CDS encoding PucR family transcriptional regulator, whose translation is MHVLDLLQSDNLGLTLLWGEDALLGQEVSGVTATDLEDPRRFLGPGELVLSGLVWWADGDLAKADRFVSALAEAGATALLAGEETHGRVPDELVAACRAYRVPLVAVPAQTSFRAVTEAVYLRQWGDLSRRPTRLFALPENVRSELSRLLEGGAGPAELLDRACAHLGKVACYLMTASGRTVARTPSAPAIPARRAGAIREGLSLRIESESTPYDAWQLHVPDADAAPPRVLHEIAEIFAQYRDGEARRTGTVRAAGRELAALLDAEEGPAADPGALEEALAAAGLPTGLPAGGAYRVLAATDGDALAEALAHLEDVPYAVGRSVAVLYEDQDAAVDVPGRLRSVWPLLQACGGPDADLRLGAGARASGVEGLRASIHQARFALTATDEATAVLAVEQLDTLATLLSGVPEEVRAVYASRTLGALGDGMLRETLEVFLANNCSWTRTAEALHLHVNTVHYRIERVESLTGRDLSRLDHKLDLYAALRCG
- a CDS encoding TOBE domain-containing protein, with the translated sequence MPLYSIGQAAGLLGVSAETVRRWADGGRLPARRAPDGARTVDGVTLAAFAKERAGVPQPQPQAGNGTATSVRNSFVGIVTAVRVDDVAAQVEIQSGPHRVVSVVTRESVEELGIAVGVSVTARVKSTEVYVDLP
- a CDS encoding PadR family transcriptional regulator; this encodes MSLRHALLGLLSERPASGYDLLKRFETSLANVWPATQSQMYTELSKLADAGMISVSAEGPRGRKEYTLTDAGLAELRHWLTETKPQRNTRSDILLRVFFLGVLTPEQARGYLTELMELSEREHEALRRLDESIDWGDDPLSVHGRIALEYGLRFNAMRREWAGWAAAQIR
- a CDS encoding DUF2182 domain-containing protein; this translates as MRLDRNALSPPLRPANLLSARQLALAWSVMGSIALLAWVLVVDQARDMGVEPGTMGMGIPLFLLLWLVMMIAMMFPSVAPVAITWARAIGRQSAGAVRAARTAQFVAGYLLSWTAFGLIAYGLLAATGALVDDHPGAGRWIGAGAFLIAGLYQFSPLKNLCLRHCRSPMGQLVRYAGFRPMARDLRVGAHHGAYCVGCCWGLMIVLVPLGVMNVLAMAAVALVIFVEKLWRLGPVFSAAIGIAFLVLAVLAPFQPWLLPGLEPSQSPMTHMLRPF
- a CDS encoding DUF1326 domain-containing protein — translated: MSETTATVPRWHAAGDWFDTCKCNVPCPCSFAELPTYGDCDGILAWHIREGRYGDVSLDGLNVLMLGSFVGNIWAEHSDTYAAVFVDERADEAQREALQMIFGGQAGSWPAEMVSMMGAEMRGMEFAPIEVEVADDLSSWRAVVPGRVEASAQALTGPNTPEGARVQSTNLPGAETGPGQVATWGRSTADSADAYGFQWSRDGQSSKHITFDWTGPD
- a CDS encoding PIN domain nuclease; the protein is MNAAQFLIDTSALARFLRGDAEQYGWDQAAAAGLIATCPITELEFFYSARSAADRARGIEDIRLIFGWVPVDDRAYDRAWQVQEALTKQGKHRGAGAVDLVVAATAELQGLTLLHRDHDFECIAAVTGQPLQWYGPEGDK
- a CDS encoding type II toxin-antitoxin system VapB family antitoxin, whose product is MSRTVIDLDDELVADVAKALGTSTKKETVNTALREVLENRRRALALTRLRATADQGAFDLELFEDKRNYRR